DNA sequence from the Acetoanaerobium noterae genome:
CCTATTCATGGCTCAGCACCTGATATTGCAGGGCAAAACACTGCAAATCCAATTGCGGCTATATTGTCCTCGGCCATGATGCTAAGACATTCTTTTGGACTAATCGAAGAAGCTAGATGCATAGAAAACGCCGTCACAAAGGTTTTGGAATCAGGATATAGAACCTATGATATAAAAGACTCGTATAAAATTATAAAATCAGAAGAAGGCAGAGAAAGTGTAAACTCTATGATTATGGGCTGTAAAGAGATGGGAAGTCTAATTACTAATATGATACAGGCTGAAAATAAAGTTTTTGCGAATAATACAAGCTTTTAGAAATCCTTTAGCAATTTTGGATTACTGGTATATGAGAGCCTTAATACTAGAAAGCAGGATTAAAGATATATCCTGCTTTATTAGTATAGCAAAAGTTCAGAATATTTGAGATAATTAGGTAATATATAAATTGCTCAAGGAGGTTAATATGTTAGAAATCACTAGGCAAACAGACCCTATTTTAGCTCAAATTTTGGATGAGGAGCTTTGGCGCCAAGAACAAAATATAGAGATGATTGCATCAGAAAGCACAGTTCCTATTCCGGTGATGGAGCTCTCAGGAAGTGTATTTACAAATAAAACTCTAGAGGGATATCCTGGCAAAAGATTTCAGGCAGGTTCACATTTAGCTGATAAGCTAGAAGAGTTAGCGTGGGAAAGAGCCAAGGAATTATTTGGAGCAGAGCATGTAAACATTCAGTCTTATTCAGGCTCTACGGCAAACTATAGCGTGTTTGCAGCTATACTAAAGCCAGGGGACAAGGTGCTCAGCATGAGATTAGACCAAGGAGGCCACCTTACACACGGCTCACCAGCAAACTGGGTGAGTAGAATTTATGATTTTGAATTTTATTCTATTGATAAGGACACAGAGCTGATAGATTACGAAGATATAGAAGAAAAAGCAAAGGCACTGAAGCCAAGGCTAATAATTGCAGGTGGAAGCTCTTATTCTAGGCTGATAGATTATGAAAGAATTGCAAAGATTGCAAAGGAAAATGATGCTTATTTTATGGTGGATATGGCTCATATAGCTGGACTTGTTGCAGCTAAGGTAATTCCTAGTCCAATTCCCCATGCTGATTTTGTAACCTCATCTACTACAAAGACATTTTGCAGTGCTAGAAGTGGAATGGTGTTTTGCAAAAAACAACATGCAAAGCTACTTGATAAAGGAACTTTTCCAGGTGCACTAGGCTCTATGCATCTTCACACTATGGCTGCAAAAACCTGGTCCTTCAAGTATGCAAGCTCTGAGGAGTTTAAGGCTATAATGAAGCAAGTAGTTATAAATTCTAGGTGCCTAGCATCTGAGCTTGAAAGCTATGGATTTAGGATAGTAAGTGGAGGGACAGATAATCACCTTCTCGTAGCTGACCTAAGAGGAAAGAAAATAACAGGACAGGTATTTCAAGAAGCATTAGATTCTATAGGAATTACAGTAAATAAAAATATGATTCCTTTTGATCCAGAAAGCCCAGCTGTGACAAGTG
Encoded proteins:
- a CDS encoding serine hydroxymethyltransferase, which encodes MLEITRQTDPILAQILDEELWRQEQNIEMIASESTVPIPVMELSGSVFTNKTLEGYPGKRFQAGSHLADKLEELAWERAKELFGAEHVNIQSYSGSTANYSVFAAILKPGDKVLSMRLDQGGHLTHGSPANWVSRIYDFEFYSIDKDTELIDYEDIEEKAKALKPRLIIAGGSSYSRLIDYERIAKIAKENDAYFMVDMAHIAGLVAAKVIPSPIPHADFVTSSTTKTFCSARSGMVFCKKQHAKLLDKGTFPGALGSMHLHTMAAKTWSFKYASSEEFKAIMKQVVINSRCLASELESYGFRIVSGGTDNHLLVADLRGKKITGQVFQEALDSIGITVNKNMIPFDPESPAVTSGVRIGLTAVTQRGLKEAEIKQIANIMNKVADAPHDEANLASCKAEARKLIANFPLYPAGSFE